In Streptosporangiales bacterium, a single genomic region encodes these proteins:
- a CDS encoding helix-turn-helix domain-containing protein, producing MTTGPAAAQHLRDLARLRRVRDRIDREYAQPLDVEALARGAHMSAGHLSREFRRAYGESPYGYLMTRRIERAMALLRRGDLSVTEVCFAVGCSSLGTFSSR from the coding sequence GTGACCACCGGGCCCGCCGCCGCACAGCACCTGCGCGACCTCGCGCGGCTGCGCCGCGTTCGTGACCGGATCGACCGGGAGTACGCGCAGCCGCTGGACGTCGAGGCACTGGCCCGCGGCGCGCACATGTCGGCCGGGCACCTCAGCCGCGAGTTCCGGCGCGCGTACGGCGAGTCCCCGTACGGCTACCTGATGACGCGGCGCATCGAGCGCGCGATGGCGCTGCTACGTCGCGGCGACCTCAGCGTCACCGAGGTCTGTTTCGCGGTCGGCTGCTCGTCGCTGGGCACGTTCAGCAGTCG